Proteins found in one Pempheris klunzingeri isolate RE-2024b chromosome 6, fPemKlu1.hap1, whole genome shotgun sequence genomic segment:
- the LOC139203137 gene encoding putative claudin-24, protein MDTCACALELLGMLVYVGAWLCALATTILPQWLTMSTALLPVESYELGLWETCVVQDVGGMECRAYDSLLGLSSDLKLARILMCASLAVGMLGMLVTIPGLHLVNSCREHRGYRTKRTLTITGGVLGVMSGVLCLIPVSYMAHLAVIHFFDDKVPDVVPRWEFGDALFCGWAGGFLLIVAGLLLVTSCLCSQVEPQPVVQRRYQVMNADVSFRKRSEYV, encoded by the coding sequence atggacacGTGCGCCTGCGCTTTGGAGCTGCTGGGGATGCTGGTCTATGTTGGAGCATGGCTGTGCGCTTTAGCCACCACTATCTTACCGCAGTGGCTGACCATGTCCACTGCGCTGCTGCCGGTGGAGAGCTACGAGCTGGGCCTGTGGGAGACATGCGTGGTCCAGGACGTCGGGGGCATGGAGTGCAGAGCTTATGACAGCCTGCTGGGCCTATCCAGTGACCTCAAGCTGGCCCGCATCCTCATGTGTGCGTCCCTCGCTGTGGGCATGCTGGGAATGCTGGTGACCATACCTGGACTTCACCTGGTcaacagctgcagagagcacaGGGGCTACCGAACCAAGAGGACTTTGACCATCACAGGAGGGGTGCTGGGGGTGATGTCTGGAGTGCTGTGTCTGATCCCCGTGTCCTACATGGCTCATTTGGCCGTGATACATTTCTTCGATGATAAAGTACCTGATGTGGTGCCACGGTGGGAGTTTGGTGACGCCCTGTTCTGCGGCTGGGCCGGAGGATTTCTCCTCATAGTGGCCGGGCTCCTTCTGGTCACCTCTTGCTTATGTTCACAGGTGGAGCCTCAGCCTGTCGTGCAGCGGAGGTACCAGGTCATGAATGCGGACGTTTCCTTCAGGAAGCGCTCAGAGTACGTTTAA
- the cldn34a gene encoding claudin-34 encodes MIYLSHTAHWQFLGLIAGILSWILIMTTAGLNEWRLWHVADKSVITSGVAWVGIWKACFYSHALPRLENCQSIGISDPFAPAEIPVAQVLIVLALFCGLAGNISAAVAMRMVYFSVEDRRHIRLVFVLAGTLYVLTATFCLVPLVWNMSSVLNNSTIDFPSEFHLPAAPVRQQVGYAIGVGIFASILMLISGLLFLCYRYAWQAPRDTRDPLHGPWTETTLTQKSELTNGDIWGRDNPVFHSKD; translated from the coding sequence ATGATCTACCTGTCTCACACAGCTCACTGGCAGTTCCTGGGCCTGATTGCTGGGATTCTGTCGTGGATCCTCATCATGACCACAGCGGGCCTCAACGAGTGGCGGCTGTGGCACGTGGCCGACAAGTCTGTTATCACCTCGGGCGTGGCCTGGGTGGGGATCTGGAAGGCGTGTTTTTACAGCCACGCCCTGCCCAGACTAGAGAACTGTCAGAGCATCGGCATCTCGGACCCCTTTGCCCCTGCAGAGATCCCGGTGGCCCAGGTGCTGATAGTGCTGGCGTTGTTCTGCGGCCTGGCGGGGAACATCAGCGCTGCGGTAGCCATGAGGATGGTTTACTTCTCCGTGGAGGACCGGAGACACATAAGGCTGGTCTTCGTGCTGGCAGGGACCCTGTATGTGCTGACGGCGACCTTCTGCCTGGTGCCGCTGGTGTGGAACATGAGCTCCGTGCTGAACAACAGCACCATAGACTTTCCCTCTGAGTTCCACCTCCCTGCCGCTCCTGTCAGGCAGCAGGTCGGCTACGCCATCGGAGTGGGCATCTTCGCCTCCATACTGATGCTCATAAGCGGGCTGCTTTTCCTCTGCTACCGCTACGCCTGGCAGGCCCCCAGAGACACCAGAGACCCGCTCCACGGCCCCTGGACAGAAACGACCCTGACACAGAAGTCTGAATTGACAAATGGAGACATTTGGGGCAGGGATAATCCTGTGTTTCACAGCAAAGATTGA
- the shroom2a gene encoding protein Shroom2 isoform X2 has protein sequence MPRPYSKDQRKQACLDLLVEEGSKAAAVSLQVGDELVNINEIPLSGYRQEAICLVKGSHKTLSLVVRRRNEPISRPHSWHSTKFNESQSETAKTQSPPTQVWHTRYDASSSSTDLSSGWEQTNLRRVSDQFSSHGSMDSLEHVSHPYPASQLSPAKSNNSMEHLGGGKRDSAYSSFSTSSGTPDYTLSKSNAASTENMLYKFNQWDAGGKHSNGRTSQSLTEGAKQDDRVAYFQMPGVNTGCEGPQTDDSSGSRHSTSSRTSYGPVWHVPEKKKTASPSPPPPPPPPPARSDSFAATKVHERGLIITHPEGPESHVPCKPSTENRRSQNLSPKSDRDNFYTSSDKSNQNQFSSNKQYSLSSSDVRQGQPYHQRHHSDKSTFYSQAWPVSAPKPQNVGGYYCSMQELPTNGSAQHFGQNQRRNLNSLSTTATDQNTDSSGHSRYYCVTTCQPTQPNPQPLSGKSEDRKSVSGVDVAQTGNERNSLSPVTKVKCHLPQQQQHSLHIKDSNGYSKHQVTAALETSAPKSSCDDRGSMRGHNTQNAEIQFMSYQSSRLPEQRRSLPLQQRELTQDTRHHSQGSNRICPQATPMLHSLSMDATGKEARSSNSEESLESKQMRRSDRFATTLRNEIQMRRARLQKSKSAATLPGTEDEAEDQDIWNITENTTPNSADGSFDNTYKVNLKEAQARVLKATSFRRRDLEPVLLEHPAAEASPNYPASAQARKDFPPLPTVSESGMSKSGPAGGQVTRIGGRKRFPAEKKVRSFSEPDKIHEVGVKEDLPHNENASSSLDRQKLFKESEKPAFPNHIPVPQSHTENPPETKARGPASTGETEDTVKGMMSRELTEEVMGGPCSAHKMSILDQQRLGTFAEYEARWNIQRKNHETRASGRYRSADNILDPGPEERTKTACFHERSRSSPSADLYGQKIQVPARESEKEYSQTESKPAGPLNAATGFSDRGLGDCIVREKPVEFEHYSAPPPPPMTGTNPECRHRATLNHRPTSILHSLTESALPQPKDHSDPPSGPRKNPPTLEKTPPPKCPEVDSHEALTGSQSEIFTRCSSNTDPNSAFVPTHSAKGEGLVDKGQGAVHHLSTSNPQPASSPPASSHRPSGPATMEGQRSPSPQFSPQRLSDKPPVSLQDEQPSRMEHMIENQTSIVKRVPIRIVHSEGVTEKENCPFLRHSDPPAVEAEGPGITRLGSLGAAGQDSVFCAFTRQREPDGEPAAQTDPKPHKDAYMTTGRDHISSNSHQPPQPTDEPSSNRTTVTAGLSDDQKREELARDIMGKDKSLADILDQSKMKTTMDLMEGIFPQGEQLLEGAHQRRKVPPKQTATRPAEDRGKEDSMAAAVTMVTSSTYYSTSAPKAELLIKMKDMQEQEEEDSEDELDIDLANKKQELIDSLSKKLQVLREARESLQEDILDNNALGDEVEARVQQVCKPNELDKFRMFVGDLDKVVSLLLSLSGRLARVENALNSLEEDATAEERRTLIEKRKLLIRQHEDAKELKENLDRRERLVYDILASYLQEDSLTDYEHFVKMKSALIIEQRKLEDKIKLGDEQLKCLTDSLPIEQRLAL, from the exons GTTGAGGAGGGCAGCAAGGCAGCAGCTGTGAGTCTCCAGGTGGGAGACGAGCTTGTCAACATCAACGAGATTCCCCTGAGTGGCTACAGACAGGAGGCAATCTGCCTAGTGAAAGGCTCCCACAAGACCCTCAGTCTGGTGGTGAGAAG GCGGAATGAACCCATAAGCAGGCCTCACTCCTGGCACTCCACCAAGTTCAACGAAAGCCAATCAGAGACTGCCAAAACACAGTCTCCACCCACGCAAGTCTGGCACACCAGATATGATGCAAG CTCTTCCTCAACTGATCTTTCGTCTGGCTGGGAGCAGACAAACTTGCGCAGAGTGTCCGACCAGTTCAGCTCTCATGGCAGTATGGACAGTCTAGAACATGTCTCTCACCCGTACCCTGCCAGCCAGCTGTCGCCTGCCAAGTCCAACAACAGTATGGAGCACCTCGGAGGGGGGAAACGAGACTCGGCCTACAGCTCCTTCTCCACCAGCTCTGGCACACCAGACTATACCCTCTCAAAGAGCAATGCTGCCTCGACAGAGAACATGCTCTATAAGTTCAATCAGTGGGATGCAGGAGGAAAGCACAGCAATGGCAGAACCAGCCAGAGCCTGACTGAGGGAGCCAAACAGGACGATAGGGTGGCGTACTTCCAGATGCCTGGAGTTAACACAGGCTGCGAAGGTCCACAGACTGATGACTCTTCTGGCTCTCGTCATTCCACTTCAAGTAGAACCAGCTACGGACCCGTTTGGCATGTTcctgaaaaaaagaagactgCTTCCccatctcctccccctccacctccacctccacctgcacgCAGTGACAGTTTTGCTGCGACTAAGGTGCATGAAAGGGGGCTCATCATAACTCACCCTGAAGGGCCTGAATCACATGTCCCCTGTAAGCCTTCCACTGAAAATCGCCGCAGCCAAAACCTATCCCCCAAAAGTGACAGGGACAATTTTTACACTTCATCTGATAAATCGAATCAGAACCAGTTCAGCTCAAACAAGCAGTACTCCCTGTCCAGCAGTGATGTTCGGCAAGGCCAGCCCTACCATCAAAGACATCACAGTGACAAAAGCACTTTTTATTCTCAGGCCTGGCCTGTGTCTGCTCCAAAGCCACAGAACGTAGGTGGCTACTATTGCAGCATGCAGGAACTGCCTACTAACGGTTCTGCACAACACTTTGGTCAGAACCAGAGGCGGAACTTAAACTCCCTGTCTACCACAGCCACTGaccaaaacactgacagcagtggACATAGCCGATACTACTGTGTCACAACATGTCAGCCCACACAGCCTAACCCCCAGCCTCTGTCAGGAAAATCAGAGGACAGGAAGAGTGTCTCAGGCGTAGACGTGGCACAGACTGGAAATGAGCGGAACTCTCTTAGCCCAGTCACCAAAGTGAAGTGTCATCTGCcccaacagcagcaacactccTTACACATTAAAGACAGTAATGGATACAGCAAGCACCAAGTTACTGCTGCCCTGGAAACCTCTGCACCAAAATCTAGCTGTGACGATAGGGGAAGCATGAGAGGACATAACACACAAAATGCAGAAATTCAGTTCATGAGTTATCAGTCCAGCAGGCTGCCTGAACAGCGGAGGTCTCTGCCACTACAACAAAGGGAATTAACCCAAGACACCAGGCATCACAGCCAAGGAAGCAACAGGATCTGCCCCCAGGCAACCCCTATGCTGCACTCTCTATCTATGGATGCCACAGGCAAAGAGGCAAGAAGCTCAAACTCTGAAGAGTCCCTTGAAAGCAAGCAGATGAGACGCAGCGACCGTTTTGCCACCACGTTAAGGAATGAAATCCAGATGAGAAGAGCCAGGCTGCAGAAAAGTAAGAGTGCGGCTACCCTTCCTGGTACTGAGGATGAAGCTGAAGATCAGGACATCTGGAATATCACTGAAAACACCACCCCGAACTCTGCAGATGGGTCCTTCGACAACACCTACAAGGTTAATCTGAAGGAGGCACAAGCCAGGGTGCTCAAGGCTACGTCTTTCAGGAGAAGAGACCTGGAGCCGGTCTTACTAGAGCACCCAGCAGCTGAGGCCTCACCTAACTATCCAGCCTCAGCACAGGCCCGTAAAGATTTCCCCCCTCTGCCAACTGTCTCAGAGTCTGGAATGAGTAAATCCGGTCCTGCCGGTGGTCAGGTAACTCGCATCGGTGGCCGTAAGCGATTTcctgcagaaaagaaagtgaggtCTTTCTCTGAACCAGACAAAATCCATGAAGTTGGGGTGAAGGAGGATCTCCCACACAATGAGAATGCAAGCTCCTCATTAGACCGACAGAAGCTCTTTAAAGAAAGCGAGAAACCAGCTTTCCCCAATCACATCCCAGTCCCTCAGAGCCATACCGAGAACCCACCAGAAACCAAGGCCCGAGGTCCTGCATCCACTGGTGAAACAGAGGACACAGTGAAAGGCATGATGAGCAGAGAGCTCACTGAAGAGGTCATGGGAGGGCCTTGCTCTGCACACAAGATGTCCATCTTAGACCAGCAAAGACTGGGCACCTTCGCTGAGTATGAGGCAAGGTGGaatatacagaggaaaaaccacGAAACAAGAGCCTCTGGACGGTATCGGTCAGCTGATAACATCCTGGATCCAGGACCAGAGGAGAGAACCAAGACCGCCTGTTTTCACGAGAGATCCCGATCATCTCCCTCAGCGGACCTCTATGGACAG AAGATTCAAGTTCCTGCAAGAGAGTCTGAGAAAGAATATTCCCAGACGGAGAGTAAACCTGCTGGACCGCTCAACGCTGCCACAGG GTTCTCTGACAGAGGGCTCGGTGACTGTATCGTGAGAGAAAAGCCTGTGGAGTTTGAACATTACTCAGCGCCACCCCCTCCGCCCATGACAGGAACCAACCCTGAGTGCAGACACAGAGCCACCTTGAACCACAGACCCACATCCATCTTGCATAGCCTCACAGAATCTGCCCTCCCTCAGCCCAAGGACCACAGTGACCCGCCGTCTGGGCCGAGGAAGAACCCCCCTACGCTGGAGAAGACCCCCCCACCCAAATGCCCAGAGGTCGACTCCCACGAGGCCCTCACCGGTTCCCAGAGCGAAATCTTCACCCGCTGCTCTTCCAACACTGACCCTAACTCCGCCTTTGTCCCCACCCACTCTGCAAAGGGAGAAGGACTTGTGGACAAAGGACAAGGGGCAGTACATCATCTATCAACATCCAATCCTCAGCCTGCCTCCTCTCccccggcttcctcccacagaccaTCGGGGCCGGCCACTATGGAGGGGCAGCGCTCTCCATCTCCACAGTTCTCCCCACAGAGACTCAGTGACAAGCCTCCGGTCTCTCTACAGGATGAACAACCAAGCAg gaTGGAGCATATGATAGAAAACCAAACTTCTATAGTGAAGAGAGTTCCCATCAGGATCGTCCACTCAGAAGGAGTCACAGAGAAGGAGAATTGTCCATTTTTGCGGCACAGTGACCCCCCTGCTGTTGAGGCAGAGGGTCCTGGCATAACCAGGCTCGGCAGTCTGGGAGCTGCAGGACAGGACTCCGTCTTCTGTGCCTTCACTCGGCAGAGGGAGCCTGACGGTGAGCCGGCCGCTCAGACAGACCCAAAGCCCCACAAAGACGCATACATGACCACTGGTAGAGATCACATCAGCTCTAACAGTCACCAGCCGCCGCAGCCCACAGACGAGCCCAGCAGCAACAGGACGACAGTAACCGCCGGGCTGTCTGACGATcagaagagagaggagctggCCAGGGACATCATGGGCAAGGATAAATCACTAGCCGATATTCTGGACCAGAGCAAGATGAAGACCACTATGGACCTGATGGAGGGTATCTTCCCTCAGGGGGAGCAGCTGTTGGAAGGAGCTCACCAGCGCAGGAAGGTGCCCCCGAAACAGACCGCCACCCGACCTGCAGAGGACAG GGGAAAGGAGGACAGCATGGCAGCagctgtcaccatggtgaccAGCTCTACATATTACAGCACATCTGCTCCCAAAGCTGAGCTCCTCATCAAGATGAAGGACatgcaggagcaggaggaggaagactcTGAGGACGAGCTGGACATCGATCTGGCCAACAAGAAG CAAGAGCTGATCGACAGTCTTAGCAAGAAGCTGCAGGTGCTGCGGGAGGCCCGGGAGAGTCTCCAGGAGGACATCCTGGACAACAACGCTCTGGGAGACGAGGTGGAGGCCAGAGTCCAGCAGGTCTGCAAACCCAACGAGCTGGACAAGTTCAGGATGTTTGTCGGCGACCTGGACAAGGTGGTGAGCCTGCTGCTGTCCCTGTCGGGCCGCCTGGCCAGGGTGGAGAACGCCCTTAACAGCCTAGAGGAGGACGCCACTGCtgaggagagg CGCACGCTGATTGAGAAGAGGAAGCTGCTGATTCGACAGCATGAGGATGCcaaggagctgaaggagaacCTGGACCGTCGGGAGCGCCTGGTTTATGACATCCTGGCCAGCTACCTGCAGGAGGACAGCCTCACAGACTATGAGCACTTTGTCAAGATGAAGTCTGCGCTCATCATCGAGCAGCGCAAGCTCGAGGACAAAATCAAACTGGGCGACGAGCAGCTCAAGTGTCTGACGGACAGTCTGCCGATAGAGCAGAGGCTGGCCTTGTGA
- the shroom2a gene encoding protein Shroom2 isoform X1: protein MDAEGYPHYTEAERLWHVMQKSDVDQRSRDGDGWKLVDAFLSGGAPWGFTLRGGLEHREPLLITKVEEGSKAAAVSLQVGDELVNINEIPLSGYRQEAICLVKGSHKTLSLVVRRRNEPISRPHSWHSTKFNESQSETAKTQSPPTQVWHTRYDASSSSTDLSSGWEQTNLRRVSDQFSSHGSMDSLEHVSHPYPASQLSPAKSNNSMEHLGGGKRDSAYSSFSTSSGTPDYTLSKSNAASTENMLYKFNQWDAGGKHSNGRTSQSLTEGAKQDDRVAYFQMPGVNTGCEGPQTDDSSGSRHSTSSRTSYGPVWHVPEKKKTASPSPPPPPPPPPARSDSFAATKVHERGLIITHPEGPESHVPCKPSTENRRSQNLSPKSDRDNFYTSSDKSNQNQFSSNKQYSLSSSDVRQGQPYHQRHHSDKSTFYSQAWPVSAPKPQNVGGYYCSMQELPTNGSAQHFGQNQRRNLNSLSTTATDQNTDSSGHSRYYCVTTCQPTQPNPQPLSGKSEDRKSVSGVDVAQTGNERNSLSPVTKVKCHLPQQQQHSLHIKDSNGYSKHQVTAALETSAPKSSCDDRGSMRGHNTQNAEIQFMSYQSSRLPEQRRSLPLQQRELTQDTRHHSQGSNRICPQATPMLHSLSMDATGKEARSSNSEESLESKQMRRSDRFATTLRNEIQMRRARLQKSKSAATLPGTEDEAEDQDIWNITENTTPNSADGSFDNTYKVNLKEAQARVLKATSFRRRDLEPVLLEHPAAEASPNYPASAQARKDFPPLPTVSESGMSKSGPAGGQVTRIGGRKRFPAEKKVRSFSEPDKIHEVGVKEDLPHNENASSSLDRQKLFKESEKPAFPNHIPVPQSHTENPPETKARGPASTGETEDTVKGMMSRELTEEVMGGPCSAHKMSILDQQRLGTFAEYEARWNIQRKNHETRASGRYRSADNILDPGPEERTKTACFHERSRSSPSADLYGQKIQVPARESEKEYSQTESKPAGPLNAATGFSDRGLGDCIVREKPVEFEHYSAPPPPPMTGTNPECRHRATLNHRPTSILHSLTESALPQPKDHSDPPSGPRKNPPTLEKTPPPKCPEVDSHEALTGSQSEIFTRCSSNTDPNSAFVPTHSAKGEGLVDKGQGAVHHLSTSNPQPASSPPASSHRPSGPATMEGQRSPSPQFSPQRLSDKPPVSLQDEQPSRMEHMIENQTSIVKRVPIRIVHSEGVTEKENCPFLRHSDPPAVEAEGPGITRLGSLGAAGQDSVFCAFTRQREPDGEPAAQTDPKPHKDAYMTTGRDHISSNSHQPPQPTDEPSSNRTTVTAGLSDDQKREELARDIMGKDKSLADILDQSKMKTTMDLMEGIFPQGEQLLEGAHQRRKVPPKQTATRPAEDRGKEDSMAAAVTMVTSSTYYSTSAPKAELLIKMKDMQEQEEEDSEDELDIDLANKKQELIDSLSKKLQVLREARESLQEDILDNNALGDEVEARVQQVCKPNELDKFRMFVGDLDKVVSLLLSLSGRLARVENALNSLEEDATAEERRTLIEKRKLLIRQHEDAKELKENLDRRERLVYDILASYLQEDSLTDYEHFVKMKSALIIEQRKLEDKIKLGDEQLKCLTDSLPIEQRLAL, encoded by the exons GTTGAGGAGGGCAGCAAGGCAGCAGCTGTGAGTCTCCAGGTGGGAGACGAGCTTGTCAACATCAACGAGATTCCCCTGAGTGGCTACAGACAGGAGGCAATCTGCCTAGTGAAAGGCTCCCACAAGACCCTCAGTCTGGTGGTGAGAAG GCGGAATGAACCCATAAGCAGGCCTCACTCCTGGCACTCCACCAAGTTCAACGAAAGCCAATCAGAGACTGCCAAAACACAGTCTCCACCCACGCAAGTCTGGCACACCAGATATGATGCAAG CTCTTCCTCAACTGATCTTTCGTCTGGCTGGGAGCAGACAAACTTGCGCAGAGTGTCCGACCAGTTCAGCTCTCATGGCAGTATGGACAGTCTAGAACATGTCTCTCACCCGTACCCTGCCAGCCAGCTGTCGCCTGCCAAGTCCAACAACAGTATGGAGCACCTCGGAGGGGGGAAACGAGACTCGGCCTACAGCTCCTTCTCCACCAGCTCTGGCACACCAGACTATACCCTCTCAAAGAGCAATGCTGCCTCGACAGAGAACATGCTCTATAAGTTCAATCAGTGGGATGCAGGAGGAAAGCACAGCAATGGCAGAACCAGCCAGAGCCTGACTGAGGGAGCCAAACAGGACGATAGGGTGGCGTACTTCCAGATGCCTGGAGTTAACACAGGCTGCGAAGGTCCACAGACTGATGACTCTTCTGGCTCTCGTCATTCCACTTCAAGTAGAACCAGCTACGGACCCGTTTGGCATGTTcctgaaaaaaagaagactgCTTCCccatctcctccccctccacctccacctccacctgcacgCAGTGACAGTTTTGCTGCGACTAAGGTGCATGAAAGGGGGCTCATCATAACTCACCCTGAAGGGCCTGAATCACATGTCCCCTGTAAGCCTTCCACTGAAAATCGCCGCAGCCAAAACCTATCCCCCAAAAGTGACAGGGACAATTTTTACACTTCATCTGATAAATCGAATCAGAACCAGTTCAGCTCAAACAAGCAGTACTCCCTGTCCAGCAGTGATGTTCGGCAAGGCCAGCCCTACCATCAAAGACATCACAGTGACAAAAGCACTTTTTATTCTCAGGCCTGGCCTGTGTCTGCTCCAAAGCCACAGAACGTAGGTGGCTACTATTGCAGCATGCAGGAACTGCCTACTAACGGTTCTGCACAACACTTTGGTCAGAACCAGAGGCGGAACTTAAACTCCCTGTCTACCACAGCCACTGaccaaaacactgacagcagtggACATAGCCGATACTACTGTGTCACAACATGTCAGCCCACACAGCCTAACCCCCAGCCTCTGTCAGGAAAATCAGAGGACAGGAAGAGTGTCTCAGGCGTAGACGTGGCACAGACTGGAAATGAGCGGAACTCTCTTAGCCCAGTCACCAAAGTGAAGTGTCATCTGCcccaacagcagcaacactccTTACACATTAAAGACAGTAATGGATACAGCAAGCACCAAGTTACTGCTGCCCTGGAAACCTCTGCACCAAAATCTAGCTGTGACGATAGGGGAAGCATGAGAGGACATAACACACAAAATGCAGAAATTCAGTTCATGAGTTATCAGTCCAGCAGGCTGCCTGAACAGCGGAGGTCTCTGCCACTACAACAAAGGGAATTAACCCAAGACACCAGGCATCACAGCCAAGGAAGCAACAGGATCTGCCCCCAGGCAACCCCTATGCTGCACTCTCTATCTATGGATGCCACAGGCAAAGAGGCAAGAAGCTCAAACTCTGAAGAGTCCCTTGAAAGCAAGCAGATGAGACGCAGCGACCGTTTTGCCACCACGTTAAGGAATGAAATCCAGATGAGAAGAGCCAGGCTGCAGAAAAGTAAGAGTGCGGCTACCCTTCCTGGTACTGAGGATGAAGCTGAAGATCAGGACATCTGGAATATCACTGAAAACACCACCCCGAACTCTGCAGATGGGTCCTTCGACAACACCTACAAGGTTAATCTGAAGGAGGCACAAGCCAGGGTGCTCAAGGCTACGTCTTTCAGGAGAAGAGACCTGGAGCCGGTCTTACTAGAGCACCCAGCAGCTGAGGCCTCACCTAACTATCCAGCCTCAGCACAGGCCCGTAAAGATTTCCCCCCTCTGCCAACTGTCTCAGAGTCTGGAATGAGTAAATCCGGTCCTGCCGGTGGTCAGGTAACTCGCATCGGTGGCCGTAAGCGATTTcctgcagaaaagaaagtgaggtCTTTCTCTGAACCAGACAAAATCCATGAAGTTGGGGTGAAGGAGGATCTCCCACACAATGAGAATGCAAGCTCCTCATTAGACCGACAGAAGCTCTTTAAAGAAAGCGAGAAACCAGCTTTCCCCAATCACATCCCAGTCCCTCAGAGCCATACCGAGAACCCACCAGAAACCAAGGCCCGAGGTCCTGCATCCACTGGTGAAACAGAGGACACAGTGAAAGGCATGATGAGCAGAGAGCTCACTGAAGAGGTCATGGGAGGGCCTTGCTCTGCACACAAGATGTCCATCTTAGACCAGCAAAGACTGGGCACCTTCGCTGAGTATGAGGCAAGGTGGaatatacagaggaaaaaccacGAAACAAGAGCCTCTGGACGGTATCGGTCAGCTGATAACATCCTGGATCCAGGACCAGAGGAGAGAACCAAGACCGCCTGTTTTCACGAGAGATCCCGATCATCTCCCTCAGCGGACCTCTATGGACAG AAGATTCAAGTTCCTGCAAGAGAGTCTGAGAAAGAATATTCCCAGACGGAGAGTAAACCTGCTGGACCGCTCAACGCTGCCACAGG GTTCTCTGACAGAGGGCTCGGTGACTGTATCGTGAGAGAAAAGCCTGTGGAGTTTGAACATTACTCAGCGCCACCCCCTCCGCCCATGACAGGAACCAACCCTGAGTGCAGACACAGAGCCACCTTGAACCACAGACCCACATCCATCTTGCATAGCCTCACAGAATCTGCCCTCCCTCAGCCCAAGGACCACAGTGACCCGCCGTCTGGGCCGAGGAAGAACCCCCCTACGCTGGAGAAGACCCCCCCACCCAAATGCCCAGAGGTCGACTCCCACGAGGCCCTCACCGGTTCCCAGAGCGAAATCTTCACCCGCTGCTCTTCCAACACTGACCCTAACTCCGCCTTTGTCCCCACCCACTCTGCAAAGGGAGAAGGACTTGTGGACAAAGGACAAGGGGCAGTACATCATCTATCAACATCCAATCCTCAGCCTGCCTCCTCTCccccggcttcctcccacagaccaTCGGGGCCGGCCACTATGGAGGGGCAGCGCTCTCCATCTCCACAGTTCTCCCCACAGAGACTCAGTGACAAGCCTCCGGTCTCTCTACAGGATGAACAACCAAGCAg gaTGGAGCATATGATAGAAAACCAAACTTCTATAGTGAAGAGAGTTCCCATCAGGATCGTCCACTCAGAAGGAGTCACAGAGAAGGAGAATTGTCCATTTTTGCGGCACAGTGACCCCCCTGCTGTTGAGGCAGAGGGTCCTGGCATAACCAGGCTCGGCAGTCTGGGAGCTGCAGGACAGGACTCCGTCTTCTGTGCCTTCACTCGGCAGAGGGAGCCTGACGGTGAGCCGGCCGCTCAGACAGACCCAAAGCCCCACAAAGACGCATACATGACCACTGGTAGAGATCACATCAGCTCTAACAGTCACCAGCCGCCGCAGCCCACAGACGAGCCCAGCAGCAACAGGACGACAGTAACCGCCGGGCTGTCTGACGATcagaagagagaggagctggCCAGGGACATCATGGGCAAGGATAAATCACTAGCCGATATTCTGGACCAGAGCAAGATGAAGACCACTATGGACCTGATGGAGGGTATCTTCCCTCAGGGGGAGCAGCTGTTGGAAGGAGCTCACCAGCGCAGGAAGGTGCCCCCGAAACAGACCGCCACCCGACCTGCAGAGGACAG GGGAAAGGAGGACAGCATGGCAGCagctgtcaccatggtgaccAGCTCTACATATTACAGCACATCTGCTCCCAAAGCTGAGCTCCTCATCAAGATGAAGGACatgcaggagcaggaggaggaagactcTGAGGACGAGCTGGACATCGATCTGGCCAACAAGAAG CAAGAGCTGATCGACAGTCTTAGCAAGAAGCTGCAGGTGCTGCGGGAGGCCCGGGAGAGTCTCCAGGAGGACATCCTGGACAACAACGCTCTGGGAGACGAGGTGGAGGCCAGAGTCCAGCAGGTCTGCAAACCCAACGAGCTGGACAAGTTCAGGATGTTTGTCGGCGACCTGGACAAGGTGGTGAGCCTGCTGCTGTCCCTGTCGGGCCGCCTGGCCAGGGTGGAGAACGCCCTTAACAGCCTAGAGGAGGACGCCACTGCtgaggagagg CGCACGCTGATTGAGAAGAGGAAGCTGCTGATTCGACAGCATGAGGATGCcaaggagctgaaggagaacCTGGACCGTCGGGAGCGCCTGGTTTATGACATCCTGGCCAGCTACCTGCAGGAGGACAGCCTCACAGACTATGAGCACTTTGTCAAGATGAAGTCTGCGCTCATCATCGAGCAGCGCAAGCTCGAGGACAAAATCAAACTGGGCGACGAGCAGCTCAAGTGTCTGACGGACAGTCTGCCGATAGAGCAGAGGCTGGCCTTGTGA